The following coding sequences lie in one Oncorhynchus kisutch isolate 150728-3 linkage group LG27, Okis_V2, whole genome shotgun sequence genomic window:
- the LOC109871767 gene encoding retinoic acid receptor RXR-gamma-A-like isoform X6 — translation MDNNDSYLHLSSSVQVSHLSSTPSQSLSTMVGPPHHHPYHHHHHHHHHHPSVISASVNPGQPLPSPMSTLGSPFNGQGSSPYSVITSSSLGSPSVSIPPTPTMGFSTLSSPQMNSLNNVSSSEDIKPPPGLAGLGHMNSYGCMSPGSMSKHICAICGDRSSGKHYGVYSCEGCKGFFKRTIRKDLSYTCRDSKQCLIDKRQRNRCQYCRYQKCLAMGMKREAVQEERQRGREKSDNEVESTSSFNEDMPVEKILDAELAIEPKTEACMEASAGNSKNDPVTNICQAADKQLFTLVEWAKRIPHFSELALDDQVILLRAGWNELLIASFSHRSVTVKDGILLATGLHVHRSSAHSAGVGSIFDRVLTELVSKMKDMQMDKTELGCLRAIVLFNPDAKGLSNPTEVEALREKVYASLESYTKHRYPEQPGRFAKLLLRLPALRSIGLKCLEHLFFFKLIGDTPIDTFLMEMLEAPHQIT, via the exons ATGGATAACAATGACTCTTATCTACATCTAA GTTCTTCTGTGCAGGTCTCGCACCTGAGCTCCACCCCATCTCAGTCCCTCAGCACCATGGTGGGGCCCCCTCACCACCAcccctatcaccaccaccaccatcatcatcatcaccacccctCCGTCATCAGTGCCTCTGTCAACCCCGGGCAGCCCCTCCCGTCTCCCATGAGCACCCTGGGCTCGCCATTCAACGGGCAGGGCAGCTCGCCGTACTCAGTCATCACCTCGTCATCTCTGGGCTCCCCAAGTGTCTCCATCCCCCCTACTCCCACCATGGGCTTCAGCACACTCTCCAGCCCACAG ATGAACTCTCTGAACAATGTGAGCAGCAGTGAGGACATCAAGCCTCCTCCAGGCCTAGCTGGACTGGGTCACATGAACAGCTACGGCTGCATGAGCCCAGGGTCCATGTCCAAGCACATCTGTGCCATCTGTGGGGACCGATCCTCAG GGAAACACTACGGCGTGTACAGCTGTGAAGGCTGCAAGGGCTTCTTCAAGAGAACCATCAGGAAGGACCTCAGCTACACGTGTCGAGACAGCAAGCAGTGCCTGATCGACAAGCGCCAGCGCAACCGCTGCCAGTACTGCCGCTATCAGAAGTGTCTGGCTATGGGCATGAAGAgagaag CGGTGCAGGAGGAGCGTCAGCGGGGCCGGGAGAAGAGTGATAATGAGGTGGAGTCTACCAGTAGTTTTAACGAGGATATGCCTGTTGAGAAGATACTGGACGCAGAGCTGGCTATCGAACCCAAGACTGAAGCTTGTATGGAGGCGAGCGCAGGCAACTCT AAGAACGACCCGGTCACCAACATCTGCCAGGCAGCAGACAAGCAGCTGTTCACCCTGGTGGAGTGGGCCAAGAGGATCCCCCACTTCTCTGAGCTGGCCCTGGACGACCAGGTCATCTTATTACGAGCAG gttGGAATGAGCTGCTCATTGCCTCGTTCTCCCACCGCTCTGTGACAGTGAAGGATGGTATCCTATTGGCCACGGGGCTCCACGTACACCGCAGCAGCGCCCACAGTGCCGGGGTGGGCTCCATCTTTGACAG GGTGCTGACGGAGCTGGTGTCTAAGATGAAAGACATGCAGATGGACAAGACTGAGCTGGGCTGCCTCCGAGCCATTGTTCTCTTCAACCCAG ATGCCAAGGGCCTGTCTAATCCTACAGAGGTGGAAGCCCTGAGAGAGAAGGTGTACGCCTCACTGGAGTCCTACACTAAACACAGATATCCGGAGCAGCCTGGCAG ATTTGCCAAGCTGTTGCTGCGTCTGCCTGCACTACGCTCCATCGGCCTCAAGTGTCTGGAGCACCTCTTCTTCTTCAAGCTGATAGGAGATACGCCCATAGATACTTTCCTCATGGAAATGCTCGAAGCGCCGCACCAGATCACATGA
- the LOC109871767 gene encoding retinoic acid receptor RXR-gamma-A-like isoform X2, producing MDNNDSYLHLSSSVQVSHLSSTPSQSLSTMVGPPHHHPYHHHHHHHHHHPSVISASVNPGQPLPSPMSTLGSPFNGQGSSPYSVITSSSLGSPSVSIPPTPTMGFSTLSSPQMNSLNNVSSSEDIKPPPGLAGLGHMNSYGCMSPGSMSKHICAICGDRSSGKHYGVYSCEGCKGFFKRTIRKDLSYTCRDSKQCLIDKRQRNRCQYCRYQKCLAMGMKREGVCLCVSVCVCVCVCVCLCVCMCVCVCVCVGDSHVCVFLCAAVQEERQRGREKSDNEVESTSSFNEDMPVEKILDAELAIEPKTEACMEASAGNSKNDPVTNICQAADKQLFTLVEWAKRIPHFSELALDDQVILLRAGWNELLIASFSHRSVTVKDGILLATGLHVHRSSAHSAGVGSIFDRVLTELVSKMKDMQMDKTELGCLRAIVLFNPDAKGLSNPTEVEALREKVYASLESYTKHRYPEQPGRFAKLLLRLPALRSIGLKCLEHLFFFKLIGDTPIDTFLMEMLEAPHQIT from the exons ATGGATAACAATGACTCTTATCTACATCTAA GTTCTTCTGTGCAGGTCTCGCACCTGAGCTCCACCCCATCTCAGTCCCTCAGCACCATGGTGGGGCCCCCTCACCACCAcccctatcaccaccaccaccatcatcatcatcaccacccctCCGTCATCAGTGCCTCTGTCAACCCCGGGCAGCCCCTCCCGTCTCCCATGAGCACCCTGGGCTCGCCATTCAACGGGCAGGGCAGCTCGCCGTACTCAGTCATCACCTCGTCATCTCTGGGCTCCCCAAGTGTCTCCATCCCCCCTACTCCCACCATGGGCTTCAGCACACTCTCCAGCCCACAG ATGAACTCTCTGAACAATGTGAGCAGCAGTGAGGACATCAAGCCTCCTCCAGGCCTAGCTGGACTGGGTCACATGAACAGCTACGGCTGCATGAGCCCAGGGTCCATGTCCAAGCACATCTGTGCCATCTGTGGGGACCGATCCTCAG GGAAACACTACGGCGTGTACAGCTGTGAAGGCTGCAAGGGCTTCTTCAAGAGAACCATCAGGAAGGACCTCAGCTACACGTGTCGAGACAGCAAGCAGTGCCTGATCGACAAGCGCCAGCGCAACCGCTGCCAGTACTGCCGCTATCAGAAGTGTCTGGCTATGGGCATGAAGAgagaaggtgtgtgtctgtgtgtgtctgtgtgtgtctgtgtgtgtgtctgtgtgtgtctgtgtgtgtgtatgtgtgtgtgtgtctgtgtgtgtgtgggtgactcCCATGTTTGTGTGTTCCTCTGCGCAGCGGTGCAGGAGGAGCGTCAGCGGGGCCGGGAGAAGAGTGATAATGAGGTGGAGTCTACCAGTAGTTTTAACGAGGATATGCCTGTTGAGAAGATACTGGACGCAGAGCTGGCTATCGAACCCAAGACTGAAGCTTGTATGGAGGCGAGCGCAGGCAACTCT AAGAACGACCCGGTCACCAACATCTGCCAGGCAGCAGACAAGCAGCTGTTCACCCTGGTGGAGTGGGCCAAGAGGATCCCCCACTTCTCTGAGCTGGCCCTGGACGACCAGGTCATCTTATTACGAGCAG gttGGAATGAGCTGCTCATTGCCTCGTTCTCCCACCGCTCTGTGACAGTGAAGGATGGTATCCTATTGGCCACGGGGCTCCACGTACACCGCAGCAGCGCCCACAGTGCCGGGGTGGGCTCCATCTTTGACAG GGTGCTGACGGAGCTGGTGTCTAAGATGAAAGACATGCAGATGGACAAGACTGAGCTGGGCTGCCTCCGAGCCATTGTTCTCTTCAACCCAG ATGCCAAGGGCCTGTCTAATCCTACAGAGGTGGAAGCCCTGAGAGAGAAGGTGTACGCCTCACTGGAGTCCTACACTAAACACAGATATCCGGAGCAGCCTGGCAG ATTTGCCAAGCTGTTGCTGCGTCTGCCTGCACTACGCTCCATCGGCCTCAAGTGTCTGGAGCACCTCTTCTTCTTCAAGCTGATAGGAGATACGCCCATAGATACTTTCCTCATGGAAATGCTCGAAGCGCCGCACCAGATCACATGA
- the LOC109871767 gene encoding retinoic acid receptor RXR-gamma-A-like isoform X4, translating to MRIIAGVGDSGGKEESDLIDISQSELDMYVNYQPLMLLPDFDSSSVQVSHLSSTPSQSLSTMVGPPHHHPYHHHHHHHHHHPSVISASVNPGQPLPSPMSTLGSPFNGQGSSPYSVITSSSLGSPSVSIPPTPTMGFSTLSSPQMNSLNNVSSSEDIKPPPGLAGLGHMNSYGCMSPGSMSKHICAICGDRSSGKHYGVYSCEGCKGFFKRTIRKDLSYTCRDSKQCLIDKRQRNRCQYCRYQKCLAMGMKREAVQEERQRGREKSDNEVESTSSFNEDMPVEKILDAELAIEPKTEACMEASAGNSKNDPVTNICQAADKQLFTLVEWAKRIPHFSELALDDQVILLRAGWNELLIASFSHRSVTVKDGILLATGLHVHRSSAHSAGVGSIFDRVLTELVSKMKDMQMDKTELGCLRAIVLFNPAKGLSNPTEVEALREKVYASLESYTKHRYPEQPGRFAKLLLRLPALRSIGLKCLEHLFFFKLIGDTPIDTFLMEMLEAPHQIT from the exons ATGAGAATCATAGCAGGTGTCGGAGATTCCGGAGGAAAAGAGGAAAGCGACTTAATAGACATTAGCCAATCAGAGTTAGATATGTACGTAAACTACCAGCCCCTGATGCTCCTTCCTGACTTTGACA GTTCTTCTGTGCAGGTCTCGCACCTGAGCTCCACCCCATCTCAGTCCCTCAGCACCATGGTGGGGCCCCCTCACCACCAcccctatcaccaccaccaccatcatcatcatcaccacccctCCGTCATCAGTGCCTCTGTCAACCCCGGGCAGCCCCTCCCGTCTCCCATGAGCACCCTGGGCTCGCCATTCAACGGGCAGGGCAGCTCGCCGTACTCAGTCATCACCTCGTCATCTCTGGGCTCCCCAAGTGTCTCCATCCCCCCTACTCCCACCATGGGCTTCAGCACACTCTCCAGCCCACAG ATGAACTCTCTGAACAATGTGAGCAGCAGTGAGGACATCAAGCCTCCTCCAGGCCTAGCTGGACTGGGTCACATGAACAGCTACGGCTGCATGAGCCCAGGGTCCATGTCCAAGCACATCTGTGCCATCTGTGGGGACCGATCCTCAG GGAAACACTACGGCGTGTACAGCTGTGAAGGCTGCAAGGGCTTCTTCAAGAGAACCATCAGGAAGGACCTCAGCTACACGTGTCGAGACAGCAAGCAGTGCCTGATCGACAAGCGCCAGCGCAACCGCTGCCAGTACTGCCGCTATCAGAAGTGTCTGGCTATGGGCATGAAGAgagaag CGGTGCAGGAGGAGCGTCAGCGGGGCCGGGAGAAGAGTGATAATGAGGTGGAGTCTACCAGTAGTTTTAACGAGGATATGCCTGTTGAGAAGATACTGGACGCAGAGCTGGCTATCGAACCCAAGACTGAAGCTTGTATGGAGGCGAGCGCAGGCAACTCT AAGAACGACCCGGTCACCAACATCTGCCAGGCAGCAGACAAGCAGCTGTTCACCCTGGTGGAGTGGGCCAAGAGGATCCCCCACTTCTCTGAGCTGGCCCTGGACGACCAGGTCATCTTATTACGAGCAG gttGGAATGAGCTGCTCATTGCCTCGTTCTCCCACCGCTCTGTGACAGTGAAGGATGGTATCCTATTGGCCACGGGGCTCCACGTACACCGCAGCAGCGCCCACAGTGCCGGGGTGGGCTCCATCTTTGACAG GGTGCTGACGGAGCTGGTGTCTAAGATGAAAGACATGCAGATGGACAAGACTGAGCTGGGCTGCCTCCGAGCCATTGTTCTCTTCAACCCAG CCAAGGGCCTGTCTAATCCTACAGAGGTGGAAGCCCTGAGAGAGAAGGTGTACGCCTCACTGGAGTCCTACACTAAACACAGATATCCGGAGCAGCCTGGCAG ATTTGCCAAGCTGTTGCTGCGTCTGCCTGCACTACGCTCCATCGGCCTCAAGTGTCTGGAGCACCTCTTCTTCTTCAAGCTGATAGGAGATACGCCCATAGATACTTTCCTCATGGAAATGCTCGAAGCGCCGCACCAGATCACATGA
- the LOC109871767 gene encoding retinoic acid receptor RXR-gamma-A-like isoform X1: MRIIAGVGDSGGKEESDLIDISQSELDMYVNYQPLMLLPDFDSSSVQVSHLSSTPSQSLSTMVGPPHHHPYHHHHHHHHHHPSVISASVNPGQPLPSPMSTLGSPFNGQGSSPYSVITSSSLGSPSVSIPPTPTMGFSTLSSPQMNSLNNVSSSEDIKPPPGLAGLGHMNSYGCMSPGSMSKHICAICGDRSSGKHYGVYSCEGCKGFFKRTIRKDLSYTCRDSKQCLIDKRQRNRCQYCRYQKCLAMGMKREGVCLCVSVCVCVCVCVCLCVCMCVCVCVCVGDSHVCVFLCAAVQEERQRGREKSDNEVESTSSFNEDMPVEKILDAELAIEPKTEACMEASAGNSKNDPVTNICQAADKQLFTLVEWAKRIPHFSELALDDQVILLRAGWNELLIASFSHRSVTVKDGILLATGLHVHRSSAHSAGVGSIFDRVLTELVSKMKDMQMDKTELGCLRAIVLFNPDAKGLSNPTEVEALREKVYASLESYTKHRYPEQPGRFAKLLLRLPALRSIGLKCLEHLFFFKLIGDTPIDTFLMEMLEAPHQIT, encoded by the exons ATGAGAATCATAGCAGGTGTCGGAGATTCCGGAGGAAAAGAGGAAAGCGACTTAATAGACATTAGCCAATCAGAGTTAGATATGTACGTAAACTACCAGCCCCTGATGCTCCTTCCTGACTTTGACA GTTCTTCTGTGCAGGTCTCGCACCTGAGCTCCACCCCATCTCAGTCCCTCAGCACCATGGTGGGGCCCCCTCACCACCAcccctatcaccaccaccaccatcatcatcatcaccacccctCCGTCATCAGTGCCTCTGTCAACCCCGGGCAGCCCCTCCCGTCTCCCATGAGCACCCTGGGCTCGCCATTCAACGGGCAGGGCAGCTCGCCGTACTCAGTCATCACCTCGTCATCTCTGGGCTCCCCAAGTGTCTCCATCCCCCCTACTCCCACCATGGGCTTCAGCACACTCTCCAGCCCACAG ATGAACTCTCTGAACAATGTGAGCAGCAGTGAGGACATCAAGCCTCCTCCAGGCCTAGCTGGACTGGGTCACATGAACAGCTACGGCTGCATGAGCCCAGGGTCCATGTCCAAGCACATCTGTGCCATCTGTGGGGACCGATCCTCAG GGAAACACTACGGCGTGTACAGCTGTGAAGGCTGCAAGGGCTTCTTCAAGAGAACCATCAGGAAGGACCTCAGCTACACGTGTCGAGACAGCAAGCAGTGCCTGATCGACAAGCGCCAGCGCAACCGCTGCCAGTACTGCCGCTATCAGAAGTGTCTGGCTATGGGCATGAAGAgagaaggtgtgtgtctgtgtgtgtctgtgtgtgtctgtgtgtgtgtctgtgtgtgtctgtgtgtgtgtatgtgtgtgtgtgtctgtgtgtgtgtgggtgactcCCATGTTTGTGTGTTCCTCTGCGCAGCGGTGCAGGAGGAGCGTCAGCGGGGCCGGGAGAAGAGTGATAATGAGGTGGAGTCTACCAGTAGTTTTAACGAGGATATGCCTGTTGAGAAGATACTGGACGCAGAGCTGGCTATCGAACCCAAGACTGAAGCTTGTATGGAGGCGAGCGCAGGCAACTCT AAGAACGACCCGGTCACCAACATCTGCCAGGCAGCAGACAAGCAGCTGTTCACCCTGGTGGAGTGGGCCAAGAGGATCCCCCACTTCTCTGAGCTGGCCCTGGACGACCAGGTCATCTTATTACGAGCAG gttGGAATGAGCTGCTCATTGCCTCGTTCTCCCACCGCTCTGTGACAGTGAAGGATGGTATCCTATTGGCCACGGGGCTCCACGTACACCGCAGCAGCGCCCACAGTGCCGGGGTGGGCTCCATCTTTGACAG GGTGCTGACGGAGCTGGTGTCTAAGATGAAAGACATGCAGATGGACAAGACTGAGCTGGGCTGCCTCCGAGCCATTGTTCTCTTCAACCCAG ATGCCAAGGGCCTGTCTAATCCTACAGAGGTGGAAGCCCTGAGAGAGAAGGTGTACGCCTCACTGGAGTCCTACACTAAACACAGATATCCGGAGCAGCCTGGCAG ATTTGCCAAGCTGTTGCTGCGTCTGCCTGCACTACGCTCCATCGGCCTCAAGTGTCTGGAGCACCTCTTCTTCTTCAAGCTGATAGGAGATACGCCCATAGATACTTTCCTCATGGAAATGCTCGAAGCGCCGCACCAGATCACATGA
- the LOC109871767 gene encoding retinoic acid receptor RXR-gamma-A-like isoform X3, with product MRIIAGVGDSGGKEESDLIDISQSELDMYVNYQPLMLLPDFDSSSVQVSHLSSTPSQSLSTMVGPPHHHPYHHHHHHHHHHPSVISASVNPGQPLPSPMSTLGSPFNGQGSSPYSVITSSSLGSPSVSIPPTPTMGFSTLSSPQMNSLNNVSSSEDIKPPPGLAGLGHMNSYGCMSPGSMSKHICAICGDRSSGKHYGVYSCEGCKGFFKRTIRKDLSYTCRDSKQCLIDKRQRNRCQYCRYQKCLAMGMKREAVQEERQRGREKSDNEVESTSSFNEDMPVEKILDAELAIEPKTEACMEASAGNSKNDPVTNICQAADKQLFTLVEWAKRIPHFSELALDDQVILLRAGWNELLIASFSHRSVTVKDGILLATGLHVHRSSAHSAGVGSIFDRVLTELVSKMKDMQMDKTELGCLRAIVLFNPDAKGLSNPTEVEALREKVYASLESYTKHRYPEQPGRFAKLLLRLPALRSIGLKCLEHLFFFKLIGDTPIDTFLMEMLEAPHQIT from the exons ATGAGAATCATAGCAGGTGTCGGAGATTCCGGAGGAAAAGAGGAAAGCGACTTAATAGACATTAGCCAATCAGAGTTAGATATGTACGTAAACTACCAGCCCCTGATGCTCCTTCCTGACTTTGACA GTTCTTCTGTGCAGGTCTCGCACCTGAGCTCCACCCCATCTCAGTCCCTCAGCACCATGGTGGGGCCCCCTCACCACCAcccctatcaccaccaccaccatcatcatcatcaccacccctCCGTCATCAGTGCCTCTGTCAACCCCGGGCAGCCCCTCCCGTCTCCCATGAGCACCCTGGGCTCGCCATTCAACGGGCAGGGCAGCTCGCCGTACTCAGTCATCACCTCGTCATCTCTGGGCTCCCCAAGTGTCTCCATCCCCCCTACTCCCACCATGGGCTTCAGCACACTCTCCAGCCCACAG ATGAACTCTCTGAACAATGTGAGCAGCAGTGAGGACATCAAGCCTCCTCCAGGCCTAGCTGGACTGGGTCACATGAACAGCTACGGCTGCATGAGCCCAGGGTCCATGTCCAAGCACATCTGTGCCATCTGTGGGGACCGATCCTCAG GGAAACACTACGGCGTGTACAGCTGTGAAGGCTGCAAGGGCTTCTTCAAGAGAACCATCAGGAAGGACCTCAGCTACACGTGTCGAGACAGCAAGCAGTGCCTGATCGACAAGCGCCAGCGCAACCGCTGCCAGTACTGCCGCTATCAGAAGTGTCTGGCTATGGGCATGAAGAgagaag CGGTGCAGGAGGAGCGTCAGCGGGGCCGGGAGAAGAGTGATAATGAGGTGGAGTCTACCAGTAGTTTTAACGAGGATATGCCTGTTGAGAAGATACTGGACGCAGAGCTGGCTATCGAACCCAAGACTGAAGCTTGTATGGAGGCGAGCGCAGGCAACTCT AAGAACGACCCGGTCACCAACATCTGCCAGGCAGCAGACAAGCAGCTGTTCACCCTGGTGGAGTGGGCCAAGAGGATCCCCCACTTCTCTGAGCTGGCCCTGGACGACCAGGTCATCTTATTACGAGCAG gttGGAATGAGCTGCTCATTGCCTCGTTCTCCCACCGCTCTGTGACAGTGAAGGATGGTATCCTATTGGCCACGGGGCTCCACGTACACCGCAGCAGCGCCCACAGTGCCGGGGTGGGCTCCATCTTTGACAG GGTGCTGACGGAGCTGGTGTCTAAGATGAAAGACATGCAGATGGACAAGACTGAGCTGGGCTGCCTCCGAGCCATTGTTCTCTTCAACCCAG ATGCCAAGGGCCTGTCTAATCCTACAGAGGTGGAAGCCCTGAGAGAGAAGGTGTACGCCTCACTGGAGTCCTACACTAAACACAGATATCCGGAGCAGCCTGGCAG ATTTGCCAAGCTGTTGCTGCGTCTGCCTGCACTACGCTCCATCGGCCTCAAGTGTCTGGAGCACCTCTTCTTCTTCAAGCTGATAGGAGATACGCCCATAGATACTTTCCTCATGGAAATGCTCGAAGCGCCGCACCAGATCACATGA
- the LOC109871767 gene encoding retinoic acid receptor RXR-gamma-A-like isoform X5, with protein MVGPPHHHPYHHHHHHHHHHPSVISASVNPGQPLPSPMSTLGSPFNGQGSSPYSVITSSSLGSPSVSIPPTPTMGFSTLSSPQMNSLNNVSSSEDIKPPPGLAGLGHMNSYGCMSPGSMSKHICAICGDRSSGKHYGVYSCEGCKGFFKRTIRKDLSYTCRDSKQCLIDKRQRNRCQYCRYQKCLAMGMKREGVCLCVSVCVCVCVCVCLCVCMCVCVCVCVGDSHVCVFLCAAVQEERQRGREKSDNEVESTSSFNEDMPVEKILDAELAIEPKTEACMEASAGNSKNDPVTNICQAADKQLFTLVEWAKRIPHFSELALDDQVILLRAGWNELLIASFSHRSVTVKDGILLATGLHVHRSSAHSAGVGSIFDRVLTELVSKMKDMQMDKTELGCLRAIVLFNPDAKGLSNPTEVEALREKVYASLESYTKHRYPEQPGRFAKLLLRLPALRSIGLKCLEHLFFFKLIGDTPIDTFLMEMLEAPHQIT; from the exons ATGGTGGGGCCCCCTCACCACCAcccctatcaccaccaccaccatcatcatcatcaccacccctCCGTCATCAGTGCCTCTGTCAACCCCGGGCAGCCCCTCCCGTCTCCCATGAGCACCCTGGGCTCGCCATTCAACGGGCAGGGCAGCTCGCCGTACTCAGTCATCACCTCGTCATCTCTGGGCTCCCCAAGTGTCTCCATCCCCCCTACTCCCACCATGGGCTTCAGCACACTCTCCAGCCCACAG ATGAACTCTCTGAACAATGTGAGCAGCAGTGAGGACATCAAGCCTCCTCCAGGCCTAGCTGGACTGGGTCACATGAACAGCTACGGCTGCATGAGCCCAGGGTCCATGTCCAAGCACATCTGTGCCATCTGTGGGGACCGATCCTCAG GGAAACACTACGGCGTGTACAGCTGTGAAGGCTGCAAGGGCTTCTTCAAGAGAACCATCAGGAAGGACCTCAGCTACACGTGTCGAGACAGCAAGCAGTGCCTGATCGACAAGCGCCAGCGCAACCGCTGCCAGTACTGCCGCTATCAGAAGTGTCTGGCTATGGGCATGAAGAgagaaggtgtgtgtctgtgtgtgtctgtgtgtgtctgtgtgtgtgtctgtgtgtgtctgtgtgtgtgtatgtgtgtgtgtgtctgtgtgtgtgtgggtgactcCCATGTTTGTGTGTTCCTCTGCGCAGCGGTGCAGGAGGAGCGTCAGCGGGGCCGGGAGAAGAGTGATAATGAGGTGGAGTCTACCAGTAGTTTTAACGAGGATATGCCTGTTGAGAAGATACTGGACGCAGAGCTGGCTATCGAACCCAAGACTGAAGCTTGTATGGAGGCGAGCGCAGGCAACTCT AAGAACGACCCGGTCACCAACATCTGCCAGGCAGCAGACAAGCAGCTGTTCACCCTGGTGGAGTGGGCCAAGAGGATCCCCCACTTCTCTGAGCTGGCCCTGGACGACCAGGTCATCTTATTACGAGCAG gttGGAATGAGCTGCTCATTGCCTCGTTCTCCCACCGCTCTGTGACAGTGAAGGATGGTATCCTATTGGCCACGGGGCTCCACGTACACCGCAGCAGCGCCCACAGTGCCGGGGTGGGCTCCATCTTTGACAG GGTGCTGACGGAGCTGGTGTCTAAGATGAAAGACATGCAGATGGACAAGACTGAGCTGGGCTGCCTCCGAGCCATTGTTCTCTTCAACCCAG ATGCCAAGGGCCTGTCTAATCCTACAGAGGTGGAAGCCCTGAGAGAGAAGGTGTACGCCTCACTGGAGTCCTACACTAAACACAGATATCCGGAGCAGCCTGGCAG ATTTGCCAAGCTGTTGCTGCGTCTGCCTGCACTACGCTCCATCGGCCTCAAGTGTCTGGAGCACCTCTTCTTCTTCAAGCTGATAGGAGATACGCCCATAGATACTTTCCTCATGGAAATGCTCGAAGCGCCGCACCAGATCACATGA